In one window of Onychomys torridus chromosome 7, mOncTor1.1, whole genome shotgun sequence DNA:
- the Chst2 gene encoding carbohydrate sulfotransferase 2: MSRSSPRALPPGALPRPLPAAPAAVQRALLPPWPRRAGRRWPASPLGMKVFRRKALVLCAGYALLLVLTMLNLLDYKWHKEPLQQCSPDGPLGAAAGAAGGGWGRPGSPPAAPPRAHPRMDPRTPYRPPAAGVGPVPAAAVGAVGAAASPGNGTRGTRGGGDKRQLVYVFTTWRSGSSFFGELFNQNPEVFFLYEPVWHVWQKLYPGDAVSLQGAARDMLSALYRCDLSVFQLYSPAGSGGRNLTTLGIFGAATNKVVCSSPLCPAYRKEVVGLVDDRVCKKCPPQRLARFEEECRKYRTLVIKGVRVFDVAVLAPLLRDPALDLKVIHLVRDPRAVASSRIRSRHGLIRESLQVVRSRDPRAHRMPFLEAAGHKLGAKKEGLGGPADYHALGAMEVICNSMAKTLQTALQPPDWLQGHYLVVRYEDLVGDPVKTLRRVYDFVGLLVSPEMEQFALNMTSGSGSSSKPFVVSARNATQAANAWRTALTFQQIKQVEEFCYQPMAVLGYERVNSPEEVKDLSKTLLRKPRL; encoded by the coding sequence ATGAGCCGCAGCTCACCGCGAGCTCTGCCCCCGGGCGCGCTTCCCCGGCCGCTGCCGGCCGCGCCTGCCGCCGTGCAGCGGGCCCTGCTCCCGCCGTGGCCCCGGCGCGCAGGACGCCGCTGGCCTGCGTCCCCGCTCGGGATGAAGGTGTTTCGCAGGAAGGCGCTGGTGCTGTGCGCGGGCTATGCACTGCTGCTGGTGCTCACTATGCTCAACCTCCTGGACTACAAGTGGCATAAGGAGCCGCTGCAGCAGTGCAGCCCCGACGGGCCTCTGGGTGCCGCGGCGGGGGCGGCCGGAGGCGGTTGGGGACGGCCGGGGTCGCCTCCTGCAGCGCCACCCCGCGCTCACCCGCGTATGGACCCCCGAACCCCATACCGCCCTCCCGCAGCCGGCGTGGGGCCAGTTCCCGCAGCCGCGGTGGGGGCTGTAGGAGCCGCGGCCTCTCCAGGCAATGGCACTCGAGGCACCAGGGGTGGAGGGGACAAGCGGCAGTTGGTGTATGTGTTCACCACGTGGCGCTCCGGTTCCTCCTTCTTCGGCGAGCTCTTCAACCAGAACCCTGAGGTGTTCTTCCTCTACGAGCCTGTGTGGCACGTGTGGCAAAAACTGTACCCTGGGGACGCGGTTTCCCTGCAGGGGGCAGCGCGGGACATGCTGAGCGCTCTCTACCGCTGCGATCTGTCGGTTTTCCAACTGTATAGCCCCGCCGGCAGTGGGGGGCGCAACCTCACCACTCTGGGCATCTTTGGGGCAGCCACCAACAAGGTGGTGTGTTCCTCGCCACTCTGTCCCGCCTACCGCAAGGAGGTCGTCGGGCTGGTGGACGACCGCGTGTGCAAGAAGTGCCCACCTCAACGCCTGGCACGCTTCGAGGAGGAGTGCCGCAAGTATCGCACGCTAGTTATCAAGGGCGTGCGCGTCTTTGATGTGGCTGTGTTGGCACCGCTGCTTCGAGATCCAGCCCTGGACCTCAAGGTCATCCACTTGGTGCGTGATCCTCGTGCAGTTGCCAGCTCCCGCATCCGCTCGCGCCACGGCCTCATCCGGGAAAGCCTACAGGTGGTGCGAAGCCGGGATCCGAGAGCCCATCGCATGCCCTTCCTGGAGGCCGCTGGTCACAAGCTGGGTGCCAAGAAGGAGGGTTTGGGTGGGCCAGCAGACTACCATGCTCTGGGCGCAATGGAGGTCATCTGCAACAGTATGGCCAAAACGCTGCAGACAGCCCTGCAACCCCCTGACTGGCTGCAGGGACACTACTTAGTGGTGAGGTACGAGGATCTGGTGGGAGACCCGGTTAAGACCCTACGGAGGGTGTACGACTTTGTGGGGCTGCTGGTGAGTCCCGAAATGGAGCAGTTTGCCCTGAACATGACCAGTGGTTCGGGCTCCTCCTCCAAGCCTTTCGTGGTGTCAGCTCGCAATGCCACTCAGGCCGCCAATGCCTGGCGGACTGCGCTCACCTTTCAGCAGATCAAACAGGTGGAGGAGTTTTGCTACCAGCCCATGGCAGTTCTGGGTTATGAGCGGGTCAACAGCCCTGAGGAGGTCAAAGACCTCAGCAAGACCCTGCTTCGGAAGCCCAGGCTCTGA